The window TTGCACAAAGGTATCAAAATCCTTATTGCATTTACATGATTTCTATTGGATACTCCTTAGAATGATACACAGATGTGTGTGATGGGGTGAAGACAAGATGAACTTTGCTGAATTTTAGGGTAAATTAAGGCATTAAGGAAGACGTCAGGGACCTCAAAGAATTACTTCCCTGACCAGCACAAGCCCCCAATATTTACCATCTCAAATGCCTTTACTGAGAACATAGGGATGGGCTGCATCCATAGAGTTCCTAGAAAATAATATTATCCTGTATTgactaggtgtgtgtgtgtgtgtgtgtgtgtgtgtgtgtgtgcatgaaaTTGGGATTTGAAACTTACTATGGAGGCATGCTGATCTTTCTGCTTCCAGGGACTTTGCCAAGGAAAGTTGGAATAATATTTAAATCAAAGGAATTCCTTTTTGGTTCATTTTCCCTAGGGATGcaaatttttcttgtttctctttgtgCTGGACATATAGATACCACATGTCCAAGTAAAAACCATTTGCAGAATGTCTAGGTGACAAGTGGGTCATGTTTTAAAAGTTCATTCTAAAAACGCCAACTATTTGGCAATTGACAAAATAATCCATCTGTGCATGTCTTTTGACTTCAGGGACTGAATTCTCCAGCCAGCCTATTAAAATCCATTTAACCTTTAGATAGAATAAGACTAGCTAAAGTTTTTGTCCCACTGTGAAAACTGGACAGTGATTTATTGATCTCAATCATCtcttttgatttatttcattgtctctgtctcctcAGTGCTTAGTATAGAGCCTAGCACATGGTAGACATTcgttaatgtttattgattgatagatttgattctcacaataaagTAGGCTCTATTATTGTCCTaccttagagatgaggaaactgaggcagacaaagtgACTGgccccagtcacacagctagtaaatatttgaggcaggattcaaagtcaggtcttcctaatcACCAAGTCTAGTCTTAAACTGCTTAATTTGTTCTATCACTTAATATGGTGACTTGAAAACAACTAGGTCAAGAGGTCCACCTGGGTCAGAGGAATGCAATCTACCCAGGTTGATGTTGTCCTAACAACAGATAGGGCTCCCCACTAAGTGTTATGAGTTCTTCCTCTGTCCTCTAATCTCTCAAAAGAGCCAAGACCTGTTGTGTCCTCTGAGTTGAGGGACTTGTCCAAGTAACTGGTGATGCAATCACATAGTATTGCAATGATTGGCTCATCCCCAATAGCAAGGACAATGATTAGAGGACAGTGTGGGCAGTTCTAAACCCTCAGGGGGAAGTTTGGCGGTGTGGAAGGAAATTAACTAGGCTAGGGGTAGGACTTGGAGCCCAGATTGTAGAATAAAGAGCCAGATATGGGACCTGAGCAAAGCCTGGGAGCTACACTGTTACTACTGCAACTTCACTCCTCATTGCTTTTGTCCCTGTCCTTGGGAGACACTCCAGGTAAGATGTGGGCATCCCACTGAGGTTGCATATGTAGTGGGAACTAAATATCAAAAAAGTCTTTCTAATATATGGGGAAAGGAGAGGACTGTGCCTTCCTATTTAGGGTGATCCACTTCTCTTTCTCCTACATCTCCTAGTCACTCCCCGCCCCCACCTTAACTTTAGAGGCTACTTCTCCCATATTGTTAAAATTTAGGGAAGTAGACCTTTGGGAGTGATAGAGAGGTAGAGTTTATAGATCAAGGAATGGGACTGGATGATCCTAAGGTCACATTTAGTTCTAAACATCTAGGAAAGAATTTACCTATGCAATGTGGATTACTTGTGATTTAGGGGGATCATTGAAACTTCTTCCTCTGTTTCTAATCTGCCCTGGAAGGGTCAGAGATTTGACTCTGTACCATATAACAGATAGGGAGGAGGGATTTAGAACCCTTTTATAAGTAGATGGGAGAAGAACTACCGTGAATTCCTCTTATCCTTGATAGGGAGATGCCCTAAATCACAATGGCTGGCTGTCACCAGCATGACATTTCTTTGGAGCAGGTGCTGTGGACAATAGATCAAAGGTTGGGTGTGACAAAGgacagggagggaaagagggactgATCTTTGTTTGACTGATATCTCCAATCCATCTTTCCAGCAGAATTTACATCATTACTAGAGAACAGCCTGCAGAACTACACATTCTCTCACACGATATTCTGCCAGAATGCGGAACCCTTTGTGGGTCTGTCTGAGAGCTTCAATGGGGACCAGCTCTTCTCCTTTGACTTCCCCAGTAACTCCCGGGTGCCCCGACTCCCCGAGTTTGCTGCTTGGGCCAGTGATGAGGGAGATGTCCAGgccatagatgctgaaaaaaatctcTGCCAGAATCTGCAAAATGCATTCAGCCAAGCTTGTCAAGGCCATATCCCTGAGTCTAGAGGTCAGGGGTCAACATgattcttttctcccctcccctaaaTCCCCACCCTCCTTCCCAACTCTCCAACCCTGATTCTGATTTTGCTATCAGCCTTATCCTATGTACAGAGCCCAATTTGAAGGTGGGAGGACACTGTACTTAGACCTGGGGACAACAAAGAAAGTAAATGGCAGGGTCTACCTCACCTTCACTCCCATGGTTGGGATCACCATAATCCAAACActtagttgcatgaccttgggcaagtcacttcatctctgcttGTATCATTTTcctaaggttattgtgaggatcaaatgagataatatttgtaaagcattttgctaGATAAATGCaaactgtttttattattattgctattattaataacaataatccAAATCTAGTTTTGAAATGGTCAGAATTGCTCCTTTGTTGAAAGCCTTCTTCTTGCTCAAGCTCCTAACCTTACTTTCAGCTCCTAAAGCCCACTTTTCCTCTATTGTTTTCCTCACTCTAACATCCTAGACCAATTCTCCTTCCATTATCATCCTCATGCTTGTTCTTTATACCACCTTCCTCTAGGAAACCCTGTGGCTGAAGTTTTCACTCTGGAGCCCCTGGAGTTTGGAAAGCCCAACACTCTCATCTGCTTTGTTAGTAACCTCTTCCCACCTCAAGTATATGTGAAATGGCAGCACAATGGAGTCCCTATAGAAAGCAACAGCCCCATTTTTCTCTCAGCTATAGATGGACTTGGCTTCCAGGCCTTCTCTTACCTGAACTTCACACCTACATCTTCGGATATCTTTACTTGCGTTGTGGAACGGGATGGTGACCTCTTCAGTACTATAGCATTCTGGGGTAAGGTCTTCCTTCCTGGGTGCTTGGAGAccctgggggaaggggagaaatgaCATATGCATGTCTAGAGAGGAGAAGCCtcctgtccttttctttcttgccTTGAATTCCAACATAGTcttcagaacctcagtttctcctttagCCTTTCCTTCCTAGATCTATTCCCTAGGGCACCCCTCTTCTGCCCTGGACTTGAAAGCTgacacttccctttctttgtttctagTGCCTCAGAATCCAATACCTTCTGCATTGTTGGAAAACATACTGTGTGGTATTGCCTTTGGCCTGGGCATTGTTGGCATCATAGTGGGTGCTGCCCTCATCATCTGCTTCCAAAAACCATGTGCAAGTGGTGCAGGTAAGAAGACAGGGGGATAACTGGAGAGAGGGTGGAGTGAACTTAAGGAAGTAAGGAGTGAGATCCAGAGGTATAGGAGGAACAGAATTGCCCTTTGAGGAAGGGACAACTTATGGTATTAGTCAAAGGTCATACAAAAGATATTGGGTTGTATGTTAGGTGTTaagtgaggaaacagaaaaaacaaatgcTATTCCTGCCTTTAGGGAGTTTACATTTTAGTTGAGAAGTCATAATCTCATCTATTATATGAACACAAAGtcaacataaatatataaatatataacataaatatgtatatatatatatatatacatataatatgacAATTAGGGGATAGAGTGAATAGAATgcaaggcctggagtcagaaagactcagtcactagctatgtgatccagggcaaatcacataaccctgtttgcctcagttactttatctgtaaaatgacctgctgaagaaatggcaaaccattttttgcaaagaaaaccctgaatagggtcatgaagagtcagacacaaaataaatatacaaacaataacaaatatatacacatatacacatatttatatatgtgtatattacatACAACacaataaatatgtgcatatgcatacatatatatatatattatatatatatataaaatgaatcaaCATATCTAGGTGACTTGGAGGATTTGTGTTTTGTGGAAGAATAAGGGACATAATATGGAGAATATGACTGGGGCAGTTGTAGGGGAAAGTTTTATTGAAAATGTGCTTTTTAagcagaaaaaaatgctatctgaaACTGACCTGAGGTGTGATAAAAACAATGAATAGGAGTTTTAGGTAAGGGAAAGATCTCCTCAACTAATAACCCATTCCCTCTTCAGACTAAATTGTTGGTGCCTGAGCCTGAATTTCTTCAATTCTGTTGCAACCACCTCTTCAGAAGGCATCTGGAAGCTGGAAAGGAGGTTTCCCCATTGTACCTTCTTCCCTATATGTGACAATAAAGGTTGTTTCTTAATGTCTGATGTAGTcttttcaaaatggaaataatgtttgCTATTGTACCTCTCCACTTGACTTTTCCCAAGCCACTTCAGGTTGAATGTATACATATCAGCTTTCAGAAAATACTTCTTCATAACTAGAGCTATCCCAAAATACCATGGGATGCCTTAGCAAGTAGTGACTCCCTCATTCCTGGGGACTTTCAGTGGAGGGGATTCCTATTCAGGTATAGTTTATCATTTATGCAAGAAAACTTGGGGTCTCTTTTCTGGGATTtaacttttccccaaaagaattttttttcttcaatttccatctcatttctatttaatgttttctttgttttcttggtattcCACATGGGAAACCTTAGAATCATGTGACTCATTCCTTCAATATTTATAGCCAATGATatgataataaatgtttactatagATTTTCTGGACAGAAAAATACATGACACATTTTTGTGTTATTTGCATAATTAGTTTGCATTAAATGTATTGTTAAATAATTTGTGTTATTACTATCCATCATTTGTTAAAGGCTAGaccatcaacaaaacaataaaaccaacTTCAATTGGCAgcatttttcaaggaaaatgctcaggttgaaaatttaacaatggactCTTATGAGCCAGTAtcatctatatatacacataccatgtgtatatgtatatgtatatatatatataggacaaTTAGGGGATAGAGTGAATAGAATGCACACCTGCTTATGGGAAACCTCTTACCAaaccccatttttttcttcctttgaaacttCACTCCTTTTGTCTGCACTGCTACCACCAGAGGATGATAGAATTATTAGAAAATAacagaattggggcagctaggtggcgtagtggataaagcaccggccttggagtcaggagtgcctgggttcaaatctggtctcagacacttaataattgcctagctgtgtggccttggtcaagccacttaaccccgtttgccttgcaaaaaaaaaacctaaaagaaaaaaagaaaataacagaattGTGACTATAGCCTCCTAATTGTTCTACctgttttcattctctctcttctcaaatTTTTCTAGAATCCATTGATTAATCTTAAAATTCTGATCAAATGTGACTCCCCCTTTTTAAGAattttcagtgactccctatttctTCAGTCAAATCTCAACTCCACATCCCTTAGCAACCTGTTATGCAGATTTTTGGCTCTGAACTCAGAGAGGTTGAATCTCTACAGAGAGGTTGAATCTCTGCAGTTACTCATGGCAGCTCATGGTGATGGCTACATCCCTGCCCTTGAGACAACCCCTGAGTGACAGCtgaattttgcttttgtatctctAGGGGCCCTTTTGCTAGCTCTCCCAGTTATAAAACATTTGAACTTGGGGTTTGCTCACTATTTTCAGGACTTGGGAGGACTGCTTTAGTTTCTATCTGCTCAAGGATTGCAATAGGGAAGTTCTTGCTTCACTTACCTTTCTGGGCTCCCTTCTCTCACTACCTGTTCATTTTCTGCTACCACTATAGTTGCTATGATGAATACCACCCCAATTAATCATAAAGAGTGATGCTCCAGACTCAGTCTTGGCTTCACCATCTCTTTCAGCAGCCTAATTGACACAAGATGAAAATGAATGTTTCTGGTGTTTGGGTGAGGTCCAAATAAAAATCAGCCTTAGAGCCTCAAGTAGCAACATGCATCATACTTCTAATCCCCAGTGGATATCTCTGGTCACTCTGAGAGAATGTGCATGTCTGTCTGGCAGTTCATAAGAGTTAACAGCTGGAAGGGATAAATAGAGACCATCTATAATGGTTCAGGGTCACAAGAACACAAAGTAGCAGATTTAGACTCCAGGTCCTCTGCTTCAAAATTTATCTTACTCCCACCCACTTGTACCCtgccaaaataaaaatgctgCTATGTGTTTGATTACTCCTCTACATTACTTCAATAATCTGATTCCACCTATTAATTGACTCACATGAACTCTCGGTCTTAATCAGCTCATTGCCCCGTGCACATTCTTGCCTTAGTTCTTGGtattttctccatatgaaatGTTTTCCATCCTTCCCTCTGCTTAGCTAATTCACAATCATGCTCAAAAGCCCCACTTGAGTCCCATCTTCTTAATGATAGCTTTCCTGACACTCCAGTGTACAAGGATCTCCTTTTCCTCAGAGCTATGGAGGAGACCATAGAGATTCTCAAACCCAGTTGCTTCATTGAGGAACTGGAGAACTTATTTTCAACAAAAATACCTGAAATTTGGAGAGCTCTTAATACAGTTTTTATGCAGAGAATGTTCTCTGTTATTCATaattgggtttgaatcctactcCTGAtcctcactagctatgtgattattttgttatttttaaaacaaatttcttaaGGTCagagactatttcttttttttaattttattttatttatttaaggcaatggggttaagtgacttactcatgatcacacagctaagctaagcaattattaggtgtttgagatcggatttgaattcaggtcctcctgactccagggctggtgctctaactactgcGCAACCTGGCTGCCCCGAGACCATTTCTTATAAATCAAATGAGGCACTTAcatgacaaagtggatagagttgcagacctagagtctggaagacctgagttcaagtcagaccttacttactagttgtataatcctagacaaatcacttaaactgtctcaatttccttatctgttaaatggggttaataatGGCACctgccttccagggttgttgtgagggttaAATGATGTGATAACTGAAAAGCAGTAAACCCACTTACTTAGCAAAATATCTGGTATTGaggaatggtaaaaaaaaaattagttattactattaaatgagtttagaaatcatctagtttagaGGATCTCAATATTTTTGCACCAAGGAACCCTTTGGCAGCCTGATGAAACCtatggatcctttctcagaataaaaaTACTATGTACCAAATCAATAGAAAGTTAAGTCAGTCCTTTGCTTTCAACAAAGTCATAATCTAATAGAGAAGACAACATATCCTGGAGGTTTTAGCAGCAAGTCGATGGAAAGGTTGCTCCTTAAGGAGGCAGTGACAAAGAAGATGGtaatatatcatttttaatgtcatttctgttgataaaattaatttcaatttttgatGTTGAATTTTTTAATAGTGAAAAGGAAGATGGTAATATAccatttttaatgtcatttctgttgataaaattaatttcaatttttgatgttgaatttttttaagtgaaaaggaAGATGGTAATATAccatttttaatgtcatttctgttgataaaattaatttcaatttttgatgttgaatttttttaacaGTGAAAAGGATTTTGTTGACAAGAACTTTCCTTTCTAGGCCTTCATTGGCTGTGACTTCAGAACCTGTAGCAGCCAGAAGTTCCTCCACAGAGTTTGCTTTTCAGGATGATGCTTAAGGACACTGACCTGAAagcatcattttctttatttttttagatattttctttattttgagttttacaatttttcccctaatcttacttccctccccacatccaccacagaaggcaatttgccagtctttacattgtttccatggtatacattgatccaaattgaattcgatgagagagaaatcatatccttagggaagaaacatcaagtataagagatagcaggatcagacaacaagatatcagtttttttactaaattaaaggtaatagtccataatctttgttcaaactccacacttctttctctggatacagatgatattctccattgcagacagccccaaattgtccctgattgttgcactgatggaatgagcaagtccatcaaggttgatcatcacccccatgtggctgtcaaggtgtacagtgtttttctggttctgctcatctcactcagcatcagttcatgcaaatccctccaggcttccctgaattcccatccctcctggtttctaatagaacaatagtgttccatggcatacatataccacagtttgctaagccatttcccaattgaaggacatttacttgatttccaattcttctccaccacacacagggctgctatgaatatttttgtacaagtgatgtttttaccctttttcatcatctcttcagggtatagacccagaagttgtattgctggatcaaaggatatacacatttttgttgccctttgggcatagttccagactgagtacacagctctaccaacaatgtattagtgtcccagatttcccataacgcttccaacaatgatcattgtcctgaAAGCATCATTTTCCCTAGAGTCCTGGGCTATCTTCACTGG is drawn from Macrotis lagotis isolate mMagLag1 chromosome 5, bilby.v1.9.chrom.fasta, whole genome shotgun sequence and contains these coding sequences:
- the LOC141523417 gene encoding HLA class II histocompatibility antigen, DM alpha chain isoform X3; protein product: MGPEQSLGATLLLLQLHSSLLLSLSLGDTPAEFTSLLENSLQNYTFSHTIFCQNAEPFVGLSESFNGDQLFSFDFPSNSRVPRLPEFAAWASDEGDVQAIDAEKNLCQNLQNAFSQACQGHIPESRAIDGLGFQAFSYLNFTPTSSDIFTCVVERDGDLFSTIAFWVPQNPIPSALLENILCGIAFGLGIVGIIVGAALIICFQKPCASGAD
- the LOC141523417 gene encoding HLA class II histocompatibility antigen, DM alpha chain isoform X2 codes for the protein MGPEQSLGATLLLLQLHSSLLLSLSLGDTPEFTSLLENSLQNYTFSHTIFCQNAEPFVGLSESFNGDQLFSFDFPSNSRVPRLPEFAAWASDEGDVQAIDAEKNLCQNLQNAFSQACQGHIPESRGNPVAEVFTLEPLEFGKPNTLICFVSNLFPPQVYVKWQHNGVPIESNSPIFLSAIDGLGFQAFSYLNFTPTSSDIFTCVVERDGDLFSTIAFWVPQNPIPSALLENILCGIAFGLGIVGIIVGAALIICFQKPCASGAD
- the LOC141523417 gene encoding HLA class II histocompatibility antigen, DM alpha chain isoform X1 — its product is MGPEQSLGATLLLLQLHSSLLLSLSLGDTPAEFTSLLENSLQNYTFSHTIFCQNAEPFVGLSESFNGDQLFSFDFPSNSRVPRLPEFAAWASDEGDVQAIDAEKNLCQNLQNAFSQACQGHIPESRGNPVAEVFTLEPLEFGKPNTLICFVSNLFPPQVYVKWQHNGVPIESNSPIFLSAIDGLGFQAFSYLNFTPTSSDIFTCVVERDGDLFSTIAFWVPQNPIPSALLENILCGIAFGLGIVGIIVGAALIICFQKPCASGAD